Below is a genomic region from Hyalangium minutum.
CCTAGCGAATCTCCCGTCCCCCGCGGCGCCACCGTTCCCTGGGACGAGTATGAGGCCGAGGCGGGCGTTGCCTCCGGAGGAGCCACGCTCGAGCAGACCACCACAGGCCCGTGGCTGGAAGGCACGCTCTCTGGCGAGGCCTCGGGCCGCAAGGCGGTGACACTGCATGGTCCCACCAGCGCAGTCGCGTGGACGAGCCGCGTGAAGGCCAACTCTGTCGTGGTGCGCTACAGCGTGCCGGACGAGAAAGAGGCCCATCTGGATGTCTATGTGAATGACGCGAAGGTCGCCACGCTCACCGTCAACTCGGATTTCGCCTGGCTCTACACCGGCCCGAACAACACCGAGACGCACAACGCCTTGCCGCGCCAGCAGGTGGACGAGCTCCCCCAGACCCCGAGCGCCAACGACGTGGGCTTTGGCCTGCAGCTGCCTTGGACCGCCGCGCACCACATCTATGACGAGGCGCACGTGCTGCTGGCGTCCGACGGCAGGGCCACCATCAACCCGGGCGATGTGGTGAAGCTCGTCTCGCCGGATGCCTCCACGGTGCTACCCGTCACCATCGACTTCATGGACCTCGAGCTCGTACCGGAGCCCCTCTCCGCCCCGGCGGGCTACGTCGTCGTGAGTGAGTTCACCGAAGCAGCGGTGGTGCAGGCCCTTCAGGCCGCCAAGGACGGCGGCAAGCCTGGCATCTTCCTCCCGCCTGGCGATTACGTGATGGCGCACGCGAACCCGGCGGCCCCCAAGGTCTATGTTCCCGCGGGCCTGACCGTCCAGGGCGCCGGCATGTGGCACACGCGGTTCGTGCCCCCTCCCCCGCAGCAGGTGGGCTACAACTACGAGTTCGGGTTCCGCCTGAGCGGCGACAACATCACCTTCCAGGACTTCGCCATCTTTGGAACCTGGCGCAACCGGACGGTGCGCTACAACAAGGACGCGGCCGCCATCGGCAACTGGCCGTGGGACAGCTACGACGGCATCGGGCGCGCCTTCGATCGCTACATGCACAACAACGCGGTCTTCAAGCGGCTCTGGATCGAGCGGATGATCGTGGGGGGCTGGGTCGAGGGCGGCAACAACATGCTGTGGGCGGACAGCCGGTTCCGCAACACCATCGCGGACGGCATCAACTTCTGCAACGGAACCACGAACTCGCGGATCGTGAACTGCACGGCGCGAAACACCGGCGACGATGCCTTCGCCATGTGGTCCGCCATCACCTGGGACAAGGCACCCATTGGAAACACGCCCTGGGTTCACCAGCCCGAGGGCCCCAACCAGGGCAACGTCATTGAGCGCTGCACCGCAGGCCTGATCTGGCGAGCCGCCGGCTTCGCGGTCTACGGCGGCCACGACAACGTCATCAAAGACTCGGTGGTCTACGACACCCTGCGCTACCCGGGCATTACCGTGGACAACGAGTTCGCGCCCCAACACGAGTTCTCCGGGCTCACCACCCTTCAGAACCTGACGGTGGAGCGCTGCGGAGGCCGCATGTGGTGGGACGACGACGGGGTACAGGGAGACGAGAACGCGCGGCGGAAGTATGGCGCGGTGTGGTTGTTTGCTGCCAACCCGTACTCTCCGGCTGAGCCGTACTCCTTCATCCGCTTCCAGGGCATCCGCTTGAAGGACATCGACATCATCGACCCCGCTTACTCCGGCGTCTTGGTTCAGACCACGCAGGGACAGCGGATCGATGACACCGAGTTCGACGGCGTCCGGATTGTCATGGAGCACTCCGGCGAGGTCGGCCTGGAGGCCAATGACTCGCACAAAGCACCGCCCAGCCCGTTCAACGGGAAGGTCGCCACCACGGGTTCGATCACCCTCAAGAACTCGAGCATCACCGGCCAGCGGGCCAACCCCGGAAACTTGTTCTCGAAGGACGAGATCTCCACCGGAACGTTCGTGTTCAAGGACGGCGGCGGGAACAGCTGGACGGGCGATCGGTAACAGTACAGGACATAAGGGGACGGCGAGTTCCCCCAAGACTCGCCGTCCCCCACGTCTGCTCGCCGGGTGTTCAGCGGCTCACAGGCAGCGCAGGCAATGGCACACGTTGGCGCTGGTGCAGGACCCGCCGCGGCATCCGCTATCGATGCACTCCTCGATGCACGCCGTCGAATTGCACACGGGCGCCGGAGCGGTGACGAGGACGCTGACGTTCTGAGTGGCGTCACCGAACCCGCTCACGCCGTTCTGGAGCATCCTCCACTGGAAGTTGTAGGAACCGGTCCATGAGGGGGCGGTGATGCTGAAGGTGAAGGTGACCTGCCCGCCCGGGCCGACCGCGTAGGGCAGCGTCACCCGGCTGGTCCCCCAGGTGGTGTTGTCCTGCGGGTTCTGCGAGCCCAGGAAGTAAGAGCCCGGAGACCAGGTGGTATCCCCCACATTCTTCAGCGTCACCGAGACAGTGGCGGAGGTCCCTCCCTGGATCGAGCTGGGAACGGACTGGGAGATGAACTGGGCGTTCTGCAACCCCGCCGTGACCGCCACCTGCACCGACGGCGTGGTGTCACCGAACCACTCCACGAACTCCCTCAACATGCGCCACTGGAACGGATAGGAGCCCGGCGTGGCGGGGGCGGTCACCGTGAAGGTGAAGGTCCCCTGCTGCCCCGGAGCGACGTTGCCCGGCAGGCTCACCCGGTAGAAGCCCCAGGTGGTGTTGTCCTGAGGGTTCTGCGAGCCGAGCACGTAGCTGTCCGCGGCGGTCCAGGTCGTCGAGCCCGCGTTCAGCATCGTCACCTGGGCCGAGTACGTGTGGCCCGCGATCATCGTCGTCGGGACCGACTGCGAGACGAACTGCGCGTGGTTGAAGTCCGCGATGAGGCCATGCCGGGCCAGGATGCGGTCCAGGTCCATGGCGGACTGGCCGCGGCTGATCCAAGCGTTGCGGAAGTCCCAAATGGTCGGCTTCGAGCCAAAGGCGCCAAGCTCGTTGTCGACGATGGAGAGGATCAGCCAGCCTTGATCCGAGACCCAATCATGGGGCTCGGGGTAGGAATTGGGCTCGGAGCCGGTGTCCAGCAGATCCCAGAGGGTGACGGACGGGTAGTACTCGATGTCGTCCTGAGGCGTTCCAGGGCAGCCGGTGCCGCTCTCCAGCGATGCAGCGCCCTTCATCACGCCTGGGAAGGCGCGCGCCACCGCATGGGCGTAGTAGGTGGCGAAGCCCTCCATCCAGGCCAGGCTCGTGGAGGACGGGAGGCAGCGGTAATGCACGGAGGGCTCCCAGGGCAAGCTGCCGATCTGCTCCTGGACGAAGTGGCCGTACTCGTGGGCGATCGTGAAGTCTTCGAAGGCCCGAGAGGGTTCGACCTGCATGGTGTTCCCCACCGGATCGTAGAAGGTCTTGAACATGCTCGTGGTCTGGGCGCTCATCGTGGGCAGGTCGCTGTACGTCTGCGCCATGTACTCCCCCGCGAACCAGCCGATGCGAGCGATGTTGAAGTTCTGGGCGGCCACCGCCCAGTCGAAGTGATGGGTGAAATCGAGGACGGCGCTGGAGTCGGTGACCGTCTGCTCGGGCAGCTCGTTGTACCAGGACTCGCCTACATGGGCGGTGTCATGAGGCCAAACGGTGATGTGAGCATTGGCCGCGTACACGCGAATCTTGTATTTCACGCCGGAGCCCGCCCAGGGCATGTCGACGTCAATCCAGCCATTGTCATCCGTCCAGACGCGCCGGTCCATGGCCCAATCCCAGATGCCCAGGAACCTGGGCGCATAACGCCAGATCTCGACCTTGACGTTGTTGACGGGGCGGGTGCTGGTGCTGCCGCTCAAGTCGTGCAGGTAGGTGAAGTGACCTTGGACCCTCTCGGCGTGGGCAGGAGCACTGACCAGCAGGAGTGCGGCCAGCAATAACAGGGGGGTAACGGCCGACAGCGGCCGCCACGTGATTCGAGCGTTCATGGGGATGAGCTTTCGTGTTGAGCGACTTGGAATGAGGAGGGCCTCCATCCGAGGCATCCTCCCGCAGGCCGCCCATCAGCACTTGCCGTGCCAAGTGCGCTCGAGTGCTGCAACCGCGGCAAGTCCCCGAAATAGCGCAGGCGCGCCACGTGGCGGCCGCTGGGGAGGCTCAGCGGTGCGTGTTGCCGCTACGCGGTGGCGTCATCTCGCCACGCAGCAGCACGCCCAAGGTGATGCTATTAGCGGCGCTCACGGGCCGTGGGGCCCCAGACGAACCTGGGCGCAGCCCACGGCCCGTGAGCGCCGTGCGGGGACGCTACTTGGGCTCCAGCGTGAGTTTCAGGGCTGGCGAGTCCTTCACCTGCCCCTGGTGCGTCACGCGTGTGCCCAGGATGAAGTGCGGCTTGAAGAAATCGACCTCCTTCTCTCCAGCGAAGGCCGTGAAGAAGCGATCCGCTCCGGCCGCCACCGCCGGCAGGAACT
It encodes:
- a CDS encoding secreted glycosyl hydrolase; its protein translation is MLRPIIMSACACLLLAACNDNPSTPDDPPSESPVPRGATVPWDEYEAEAGVASGGATLEQTTTGPWLEGTLSGEASGRKAVTLHGPTSAVAWTSRVKANSVVVRYSVPDEKEAHLDVYVNDAKVATLTVNSDFAWLYTGPNNTETHNALPRQQVDELPQTPSANDVGFGLQLPWTAAHHIYDEAHVLLASDGRATINPGDVVKLVSPDASTVLPVTIDFMDLELVPEPLSAPAGYVVVSEFTEAAVVQALQAAKDGGKPGIFLPPGDYVMAHANPAAPKVYVPAGLTVQGAGMWHTRFVPPPPQQVGYNYEFGFRLSGDNITFQDFAIFGTWRNRTVRYNKDAAAIGNWPWDSYDGIGRAFDRYMHNNAVFKRLWIERMIVGGWVEGGNNMLWADSRFRNTIADGINFCNGTTNSRIVNCTARNTGDDAFAMWSAITWDKAPIGNTPWVHQPEGPNQGNVIERCTAGLIWRAAGFAVYGGHDNVIKDSVVYDTLRYPGITVDNEFAPQHEFSGLTTLQNLTVERCGGRMWWDDDGVQGDENARRKYGAVWLFAANPYSPAEPYSFIRFQGIRLKDIDIIDPAYSGVLVQTTQGQRIDDTEFDGVRIVMEHSGEVGLEANDSHKAPPSPFNGKVATTGSITLKNSSITGQRANPGNLFSKDEISTGTFVFKDGGGNSWTGDR
- a CDS encoding NBR1-Ig-like domain-containing protein translates to MNARITWRPLSAVTPLLLLAALLLVSAPAHAERVQGHFTYLHDLSGSTSTRPVNNVKVEIWRYAPRFLGIWDWAMDRRVWTDDNGWIDVDMPWAGSGVKYKIRVYAANAHITVWPHDTAHVGESWYNELPEQTVTDSSAVLDFTHHFDWAVAAQNFNIARIGWFAGEYMAQTYSDLPTMSAQTTSMFKTFYDPVGNTMQVEPSRAFEDFTIAHEYGHFVQEQIGSLPWEPSVHYRCLPSSTSLAWMEGFATYYAHAVARAFPGVMKGAASLESGTGCPGTPQDDIEYYPSVTLWDLLDTGSEPNSYPEPHDWVSDQGWLILSIVDNELGAFGSKPTIWDFRNAWISRGQSAMDLDRILARHGLIADFNHAQFVSQSVPTTMIAGHTYSAQVTMLNAGSTTWTAADSYVLGSQNPQDNTTWGFYRVSLPGNVAPGQQGTFTFTVTAPATPGSYPFQWRMLREFVEWFGDTTPSVQVAVTAGLQNAQFISQSVPSSIQGGTSATVSVTLKNVGDTTWSPGSYFLGSQNPQDNTTWGTSRVTLPYAVGPGGQVTFTFSITAPSWTGSYNFQWRMLQNGVSGFGDATQNVSVLVTAPAPVCNSTACIEECIDSGCRGGSCTSANVCHCLRCL